A region of the Ochotona princeps isolate mOchPri1 chromosome 9, mOchPri1.hap1, whole genome shotgun sequence genome:
AGTCAGAACACTAATGCCAGTTTCAAAGATACATAGGCTACCCTGTCACAAACGCATAAAAAAGACTCGTTTGGCAATGTTACAGGAGCATTTCCTGGAGGGTTAAAGTACTCACAGATTATGATACATTTTCCAAGTGCTCCGGCTTCCTAGGGTCTTACGAGTTAACTAACTCCTCCATTGTTTCTTCAGCTTTCTTATTGACTCTGTTAGCATTCACTCCACCCACAATGTTATTGCCGTCTATCCATACCACAAGAGCTTTAGGCAAGAGGAAAGAGGTGGACATTTAAAGCAAACACCAACACTTGCTCAGACACTCCTAACCCTGATGAAAGGCTGCACAGCAGTAGCACAACAATCACCTGAGAGTAGGTGGGACGAGAAAATCAGGGATTCGGAACTCCCCCGAGGCCTGCTAAATCAGAACGCGTGCTTATCATGCTCCAGGGAATTATGTGTGTGGCTGAGAATCACTGTTCTAGAGCATTCTTCTGTGGGTCAAGCTGACAACAGAGCTTGaccagaagccagaaaggaaAGCATCTTTCTCTTGACTTTGAGTCTGTATCTGCCATCTGTTCTTCTGCAGACAACTTCCGTCAAACCTCATTTTTGGTCTTCTCTTTGAGGTTCAGTTGGCTAGCGAGCTTTCCTTGAGCCTCCCAACTGGATTAAGTGCCACTTCTTTGTACCCAAATACATCACTGATCCGCATTCTGCATTATAATTTTGTCAATTTAGATTATAAATTTCAGATGcacagaatttgcatttttagtaAATATGTTGAATAAAAATACTTCTAAGTATTAGCAACTATAATTCTTTCACTTTGGCAATCAAATTAGTTATAAGAAATGGGCAGCTGTTGAGTGAAGCTGGAACTGAAGCAGCTTCCAATTACTGCTTTTCATGGAGATTATAGGttaatttcaagattttttttttattaggacACCACTCAAAAGGACTTTCACAAAGCAGTATCACTTTTTTCCTTAAAAGGTTCCCACATTAATAAAAGATATAtccattttagaaatgaaaagtcataaaaagtGGCTGACTGAATGCGTATCAAAAAGTGGCCATTTTGAGTTCTAGTTTTAACACTTTTTCTGGGGccgcattgtggtgcagcagggtgAATGTGTCATCTGTGACACgggcatcacacatgggtgccagttcctgccctggctgttccactgctgatccagctctctgctaatggtctgggaaaagcagaagatggctcaaggccatGAGCTCCTGCCACTTAGGTGTTACTCAGAagtagttcttggctttggccttgcagTGCAGCcctccagggagtgaaccaatggatggaacagCTCTCTGtgcagttctgactttcaaataaatgatttttaaatttttaattaatttatttttgttggaatggcATATAAAATttatgaaggagagacagaaagatccttgattcactgcttcactccccaaatggccacaatggccagaactaagctgatccaatgccaggaagtGCCCTCCACCCCACTCTGCCCTGtgtccaacacaggtgcagggttccaaggcattaggccaccctccactgcccttccagactacaagcagggagctggaagggaagcagagaagctaggacatgaactgttgcccacatgagatcccagcacatgcaaagcaaggatccaGCCACTAAGTCACCATGCAAGgccaagtatttttttaaaactttatttttccaatagCTGCTCTGTTCAGTTAAACAAATGATACTAACTTAAACTTATAATTACATTCTCAGTAAGTTAATCCATTTAAGGAATCATTATGAGAtacaatatacatgtatatttaggTATACATTTGTAAAAAGGATAGACTATATCAAAATTATCAAAGCCTTGTATAAAGGAAAAGGCAccgttacagagagagggagagaaataaaggaaaatctgGACCAATAAACCactctttaaaaatctgaaattaatAGTATTTGCTATAACATAATGAATTCATACAACTTGGTTAGTGTAGAAGgatggtagaatttttttttttttaaactgacgtGGCTAGCTTTTATAAAATGTCAGACATACTTAAAGCTGGAACATATTCAATCTTTAATGTTGAGGCTAACAAAACCTTCCATAATAATGGTAATCCGGACAATCAATTCCACGTCTCAAAGACCAAGgcataatatttaaataattatccATTAATTCAAGGGAAGCCAATCCTATTCTAATTATATTCTAAAAGCAGAACTGTATCACTTGAATGGTTACACTGGGAAACCACCTGTGTCACTTTGCTTGGTGTTATTTCGCTCTACGGTAAGTAAGCATGTGTTacagcacagtgtgttaagctgctgcctctgatGCCTGCTGACCTCCCACAGGTGCTCCAACCAGCTCAAGTTGTCTATgctacttccagttcagctcccttagcctgggaaagcagcagatgaagacccatgtacttgggcccctgccacccacgtgagagcccCAGTacaagctcctgattttggccagACCCCGCTGCAgcagttgtagccatctgggatatgaactagcagatggaagatctctttctctctccctctctctgtaactctgcctttcaataaacaaatgcatacttttttttttttaaagatttatttttcttggaaagtcacatttacagaggagacacagaaagatcctccatctgctggttaactccccaagcagcagcaatgactggtgctgagctgatccaaagccaggggccaggggcattttctaggtctctcacgagagtgcagagtcccaaggatttagggctgtccttgacttctttcccagtccacaagcagagagttggatgggaggcggggcagctggggacatgcaaggtgaggattttagacactaggctgCTGTGTTGGGCCCATCTCatccaagatttttaaaatactcacTCATTatatagaaatacagaaaggCCATCACCACTGGCCAAGTAGTATGTGAAAAACTGAACTAAAATTCAGCCAGCAAATACACTGCCACACCCTGTACCAAGACACTTGGCACACATTTACTGGCACAAACAGCGGTTTCCAAGTAACTGACTTTATTAGGCTTTCAGAGGAATCTACACATCTGCATGTTTCACAAGGACCCCAGAGGGTTCTAGGTTGTGACTGTAAGCACAGTGTAAGAAAGCAATTTTAACATACatcacaaaaaattaaattataagtcATGTATTTGAACAATTTCCTTACATTAAAAGATACCTAAATACAATACGGTTTTTAAAGGGAAATCATATGTAGCTCAAAAGGGTAAGTATGCTACATCAGAAGCTATACAACAAGGAGAAACATGTACAGCAAACCCAAGTACAAATGTGGACATTCCTTTCAACTGTCACGTTTCATCGGGCATCAAAAACCACCACTGTATTAATCTGAGTTAAGGATTTAAAAACATGTGGTTGAAAACTATACAAAAAGAACTAAAACTTCCAAATCACATTCTCTTTGCAATAAACTAGTTTGTTCATTTAAAGCGCACAACGGCCTAGGATTCACTATTTTATTAAATGAGAAAAGCTTTcaatttttattagtattttccaagatatgataaaaaaaaacccatcacAAAACACTGAAGCAATGTTAAACGTAGCACCTTGCGATTCTTTAGCAACTGTTCAGCCACCACATGATAACTTGCTCTCAGCGCTGGCTGTAATGTGTCGGCGCCACTTCCTCCCTCCAGGTAGCATACACAATATTTGTATTTCTCCTTGTATAATTTATCTGTCAAGCTTAGCTATCAGTTCTCACATAAATACAGACTTTCTGGACAATAAACTTACGAATGAAAATCGACTAGTATTTCACTTACATGTTCTGGACTATAGAAATGCTAATTGCCTCTCTCTCTTAAGTAATCCGGAGTTATTACCATTTCTACCAGGAGTGGTGTCTGGCAGCCCAGCATCACTCTCCAGCTGGCTccttcctcctttttaaaaagtacaggcAAAGGATACATCTTTTTGTCCTCTTCTTGTACATGATTCTGTATCCACACTCCCTGCATCTGATTGGATCCCtggattttatctcattttccgTGTGACATTCTAGGAAAAAAGAGACATCATCCAAGTTAAAGAAAACTCTGCAGATGAGTAAAGCACCTTAGCTGTATTCATAACCCATGGCAACCCAACACACTAAAATTCAGAATGTGGGCAATGCCACCTTtctggggcaggcaggggtgcCAGAGGGGGCTCCGAGGTTCCCCTTCCTACCTTCAAACACAAATAATTCCCCGATGCAAAGATCGATGCAATCACTTCATAAAAACCACAGGAAGCCACAAATACCCCTTCCTCGGGGCCAGCAGGCTCCTTACCTCCACAAATGTAAATCATTGGCTGCTGCTTGGGGGGCTGAACGTCCTTCTGGGTGTCCATTGTTCCTACAACCGCAGAATCAAAGAATCAGTTTCTCAGAGAGGTCCTtccctcgtttttttttttttttttttttcaggaaaaatacGAGACCCCCCCGTCCCCAATCCTTCATCTGCACTTTGCCCCAAAATTCTGGAAGTTGGCTTTTCTATACCCAACTACGGAGCATCTATCCACACGGGAACAGCAAAGGGTTTTCTACTGATTACTTCACTCCAATCTTCGCAGCAATCCTCAAGGGCCACGCTTGTTTTTACACAGGAAGAAGCCGAGCCTTAGAGATCTAACTTTGCGCAAAACTGCCCCACTACTAAAAGCCAAGGGATTCGGAGCTGGCTGCCCGGCTCGAGTTCTCATCTTACACACTGAAAAACTTTATcctgaaatttttctttcaaagaaaagtatagtccttcaagGAGGGACAGACTACATGAAGGGAAGAATACTGAAATAACTCCCGGTGGTTACACAAGCTAAACTCAAAACCAAGCAAAGGACTGGCGGCAACGactccacccccccacccccccagttATCTCCCGACTCCAACTCCACTCTGGACCTTTACCGGCCCAAGGGTCATTTTGGTTTGTCTCAAACACCGCCAAGCCAGAACCCCAAGCCCAACATCATTTCCTACCTCCGAGGCAAGAATTAACCCAGCATCTCACACAGGACTCACCGCGTAGCGAGGTCGCGCTCCGCTTCCGGCGCTGGCTGATGACGCGAAGCCGAGAACGCCCCCTTCCGCCCTGGCGCGGCTTGGGTAAACCGGGATGGCGGCAGGCTGTTAAAGTGTGCTGTTCCCGCGTCCCTGTAATCCTGGGGACGTCCAGTACCTGTTTGACTCACGCTTATTCAGAAAAGGAAGACGTCCTAGCCGTTCTTGAATTCTAAGGAAGCCTGTATTTCTGACTAGATGGGCAGAAATGACCGCTTTTCCGGACAGGTGGCCTCCCGGGCGCGCCGTTACTCGGAGGAACATAGGATCGAAGCCTGTGTTTCTAGAATGAACTGAAACGATGTTTTTGCTAACATTAAAACGAAGCGAGGGGGGAGGTGTCAGCATtgagggagggagtgtgtgtttaTCTTAGGAGTGTACCTGTGAGATacgttctctttgtattaataaacaattttaagaaaGTATCGATGACACTAATGGCATTCACGTAGAAAAGCACTTTCCGAAGGGTCTGAGGGGCAGCTACCTCAGCCACTGGCACGGAAAGCTACGGACGTCGGGAAGCTTTAACTGTTCGCGGAGCCTCTTTCAGTCCCATGTATTTCTgctggaagaggaagaagaagaaaggcctGTTTGTTGGAGATCCAATCTTAGAAACATCAGAAGCTCAGTGGTATAAATGCCAGTTGGGTTCAGAACATTTACATTCTGTGATATCTTTCTCAAAAGACATTTTTCTTAGAATTAGAGCAGAGCAAAGCAAATGAAGTCATCACAACTCAGGCGACATTGTTATAAATGGCTGGAGAGGCGGGTGACTTTCCCTCCCCATGGATGGTGTCTGATATCTTAGTAGGAAGTGCCCCATCCCAGGACTGGAGAACTAAAGGTTCACCTTTCATGTCCAGAAGTTCAGACTCTGATGTCCACACAGAGCAACTTAAGAATGTgcctcgggcctggcggcgtggcctagcggctaaagttctcaccttgaacgcactaggatcccatatgggcgccggttctaatcccggcagctccacttcccatccagctccctgcttgtggcctgggaaagcagtcgaggacggcccaatgcattgggacactgcaccctcgtgggagacctggaagaggttcctggttcccagcatcggattggtgcgcaccggcctgttgcggctcacttggggagtgaatcatcggatggaagatcttcctctctgtctctcctcctctctgtatatctgactttgtaataaaaaataaatatcttttttaaaaaaactaatattactgaagaactatactattgcaataaatGGGGGGCAGATTGTGGAGGGTGAAATGTGgatgaaggaaggggagggaggagaatcTACACCTATAAAactgaatcatggaaaataataattttttaaaacttataaaaataacatcatgaagttaaatggcatgctactagatatgatagtctccaatacGCAGTTACTATGCacccacttaaatgaaaagccacagaacaaaatcaacaacaggaagaagaaattcaCAAAACTGTGAAGAATAataccatgaagttgaataacatgctgctgaatgagtaatgtgttgctgaagattcatggtgttgtgaatttctatttttcttcctttggttgattttgtattgtggcttttcgtttaagcggatgtatagtaactgtgtaatggagactataatcaccagatgtgaggatacaatgcagtatgcatctctacttccggacaaagatggactcccaatgaaattatctactatatcctttttttaaactatatatatatttttaaagatttattttattttttatactgagaggaggagagacagagaggaagtggagctgccgggattagaaccagcagccatatgggatcaaggcgaggaccttagccactaggccacgctgccgagccccatctactatatcttgacaataggatgctggactctgccattgtccatgccagcacTGATCGACCTATGACTTTTAtggagaactatactatagtaatcatataggggaactcagtgaaatcccagagcttatggaaccgtatcataaaataataatagtactgaagtacaatttttaaaaagaaggggagtgaatcatcggacaaaagatcttcctctctgtcctgtctgtatatctgactttgcaataaaaataaatctaaatctttttgggaaaaaaaaaaaaaaaaaaaaaccttgtaaaAATAAAAGGCTGCAGGTGGCCGGGCGGCCGGCGGGGGCGCTGCGGAGCCGGGGAGGCGCTCGGGCCGTGGCGAGGCTGCGCGTAGCGGTTACTCGGGGCGGGCAGTTCAAACGGAAGGAGGGCAGGGCGGCGGCCCCACGCGAACCTGACGTGGGGGTTGCCATAGCTTGGCATCCCGTGGGGACCCGGGCCGAGGCTGCTCCCCCGACGCGCCCGGCTGCAGCCCTTGCCGGCACCCTTGGGCGCCCCGCCGTCCTTGGCCTCCAGGTGGGGCGGGCGCGAGGACCCCCAGGTGGGCGCcggctgcctggctcctgggcggcccacctgccccactcccaccccgGGGCCGCGTCCCGCTGTGTTGTCCAGGCGTCGGGGCCTAAGGGAGGCGCCCGCAGCCCTACCCCTTCTGCGCTGCAGGTGACGCCCCAGCCGGCCCGGGGCCGGCCCTGGCTTTGGGGGCAGGAggagtgggggtgtgggggtgcaggTGTGGCCGTCTTGCCCGGCCTCGAGCAGGTCGCGCGGATAGGGGACAGGCGGATTATTGACGTCGCGGGGGAGACCGTTAGGCACCCAGCTGCCGGGAGGTACGGCGCTGTTAGCTTCCTTGGCCTTTCTGGAGACCCTCCTGGGGGGAAATTCAGCTGGGAATAAGCCGGGATAGGAGGATTGTGGTTTCCTGGAAGGCTGCTGGAAAGAAAACTCCCAAGGACCCGGCCCTGCACTTTCCAGAGTCGGCAGCCATCCATTCCTGAGCCATGTCCTCGGGTGGAACCAAACTGTAGCTCTCCTGTGCTGTTAGCTGCGGGGCCTTAGAATGAATTGTTCCAACCCCAGCTTCCCCCCGGTTAAGTGACATAATTTGGGCATGAATTGGACAGGCAGAGATGAGAGGTTTTCTGGCTTGGAAACCTGCGTCACTTTGACATCTGAGAGCTCCAGATGGACTGATGGTAAGATTTGCCACTTTGAACAAAATGAAGGCAATCTGGATGCAGTGAAATCGTAATAAACAATGTTTTAGAGTTGATTTTGACAGAATATTAGATTTTGAGACCATCCTGGGGTAATTGAAGAGGAAAATGATGACAACAGGGAATGAGTATTAGAGACAGCGTCAAATGTGATGAATAGAAAAAACCATGTATTTagctatttatataaatataaatatacttaatatatattaagcattatatataatatatatttttaaggggGAGGAAATAATGCTGCCGCCTGGTGCAGTTTCCTAAATCCGAGCATAGTGCGACACCTAGTGGTGACAGCGCAGAATAGTTCACACTTTCTGAGAGTGGTTAAagtttctacctgctgattcactttccaactgctgtcaacagccagggctgggccaagccaaaactggGGGCTGGGGAGTCAGTCCATGTCTCCCAGGCATGCATTTGCGGGCATCTTGAACCTGGCGCTCTGATACGGGAAGCAGGCATCTCACGTGGCATCCTAGGCACTGCACCAAATACTTATTCTTTGAAAAGGACACCTTGACTTCATTGTACTAAAGACAAACTTAACATAGTGATTCTCAGAGggaaaatgagaggaaaatgTAGTTTGAAAACACAGCCTGTATTAGTCCTTTGCTCTTTGGAGacaaaaatatagaaacaaaTAGTAGAAAGCAAAGCTTGATCATTGTTTGGACTCTCACACATGCAGAAATTAGCACAGATCGTGTGGGAGGTAGGTAGCTGAGGAATGCATGCAGTGCGTGTCATAgcccagtggcttaagccactggcCACGTGTCAGAAGATGCCAGCTTGAGACCTACCTGTTCCTCTGCCAgtttagcttcctgccagtgtgcttgTGGAGACGGTGGTTATTGATCCGAGTACTTGGGTCTGtgttacccatgtaggagacagtcccaagctcctgactttagcatggttcagcctcagcttttgtgggcatttggaaagtgaaccagcagatggaagctctctctaggTCTCtgccctctctgccactctgccttttcaataaataagttCTAAAGGAAGCAGTGTGAGATTTATTGAAAAGTGTGAAGGAGTATAGCTGGGGTCCAGTTTTCTAAgttgccacctgggatgcccacactgTGCCCTATCAAAGAGCCAGTTCAAGTTGTAGCTGCTGTATTtgtatccagcttcctggtaatgcatccTGGAGGTTGCAGATAATGGCCCAGttactgggttcctgcacccatatgggagacatggacagAATTCTGGGTATCTGGCGTCACCCTGGTTCAGCCCTTGCTatcataggcatttggggaaatgaacagcagatggtagatattctctctctctctctctctctctctctctctctctctgtatgtatgtatttatttctgtgtcACTGTGCATTTAAGtagctgaaaaaaataaacatttaaaattattttcaaagggGGCCTATGATTCTGTCTTAatttctcaaatttattttttgcttatttaaaagaaacattcACGGATTCACTGTTTAGATACTTGCAACGgtcactgggccaagctgaagccagaagcctggacatTCATCTGGGTCTTACATGTGGAAAGTGGagacccaagagcttggggcatcacctgctgccctccatgTGTACCTGAGGAAACTGGGATCCAAAGTAGCAGGTGATGTCCCAGACTGAAATGGGATGACATCCCCTCAAGAGGCATCTTAACCAAGATGCCAAAATGCCCCAACTAGGAGTATGATTTTAAAAGGTTAGATTACTTTCCCTGGCAAAAATGATCATGATGCCATAAAGAAATGTTTTGTTCTGTTTAGAGTTAACATTTTATAAGAAGTCTGTTCCCTTACATCTGAACTGCTATACGTTAGGCAAAAATGCATGACTATACCATTGCAGCCTGCTAAAATAGATCTTCCTAAGATATTTTACAATTGTTTTtaacttactttttatttgaaaggcagaagtaaagaCAGACagtgtccacctgctggttcactcccccaagtgactacagcagccaggtctgggacaggctgacatcaggaaactggaactccatctgtgtctcccgtttggatggcagggacctgggtACTTCCAGGAATGCACAGccacaggaagttggattggacaCAGAGCGGTCAGGATTCACATCAGGGACTCCAGTGTGGGAagaggtgtcccaagcagctacTTTATTGTTCTACTGAATACCCACTCCACCATCAACCCCAAAGTTCTTTTAACAGAGGGGAAAAAGTCATGTTTTGGGCTTATGGAAAActcagagaaaaataattttcatagttCTTTCCCCCAATAATCTGAAAATGTATCGAAGAGTATAGTAAATTTCTTACCTTCCTTTTAATTCAGATTTCTACAAAGAAGGAATGTGGTAATGCTGTTGAAAAAGTTAAGGAGTGACTACCATATCCTAGTGTTATCACCCGCATAGTTACTGAGTAACTCTtaactcttcttcttttttttttttttaaagcaattgcttggaattcaatatggggaaTTCAAGTGTGCTGTAAATATTGGATACCTTACAAATAGTTACTATTATCTGTAAGTTCAAGCCTGAAACAGGAGCTGGCATCTCAAAGCATGTAGAAACTGAGTCAAGAACAAATGCGACATGCCAAGTTGGAAACAATCCCATATCTGTGGTGTAGGGATCCATTATGGTTAGCCCAAGAAGAATGTATTTAAGACGTATCAACAagctaaagaattttttaaaagattttttatgtgaaaggcagaattgaaacagaaaattcttccatctgctggttactccacaaatggccacaatggccagagctagactgatccgaagctgggagccaggagcttcttcttcttgGTATtctacctgggtgcaggggtccaaagacttgagtcatcagAGGATGGCTACTTTCCCaagacattagcaaggagctggattggaaatgaagcagcctggacttgaacaggCATCCAAATcggatgcaggtgccacaggcagaggcgtAGCCCGCCCGCTACACCATGCTCTGGCCCCAGAATTATATTTTGGGAAGGAAGAGGCAGATAGACAGAGTGGCCGTctatggattcactccccagaatgcCCGCAAGAGCTGGACTGAATGTCCAATTATGTCTCTAACATGAGTGTCAGGAACGCAATTACTTGAGCCTTTACTGCCAACTCCTAGGGTTCAGCAGGAAGCGGAAGTCGGAAGTCCGAGGGACACATTAAACCCAGACACTATGGTAGTGTTGACCACTGTGGCAACTGCCTGTCTTCTAAGAGTCTTTGTGAAAAGGGTTCAGTGTGGGCATTCAGGTGGTTTCTGCAGCAGACCTAGTTAGTGTGTCTGTAAGCATACACAGGCATGGTTGCTCTTGGCACTAGCAGGAGCACTCATCATCTGtgtaagaacttacatttttggttaaagatttatttgtttaaaaagcagacttacagagaaattgagacagatttttccatctgctgtttttgtCCTCCCcacaaatagccagggctgggccaggctgaagccaggagccatgtggatGGCAAAGGGCCCAACCtttttggtcatcctccactgctttcccaagtgcactaagagggagctagattgcaagtggaacagctacgACTCCAACAAGTGACCTTGTGGGTTGCAACaactcaagcagcagcttaacttgctacaccacatcCCTGGTCCCAGCatacaatattttaaagttacCTTTATGATTTACAAACCCAAACTGAAAAGAAGTCCGACAAACTAATACAGGCCAGCTGCAATAAGCTAGAACATTACAGATAATTCATGTGATGTAATGCTGTTAAAATTATGgaataataagataaaaataaccTTGCTAGGATatccctcacccccccccccataagGGTAATTTAACAAAATATCTGTGCATGTAACTTAGATTATGGTTTGATGAATGTTTTACATAATATACACAATAGTATATTGTGAAGTAGATTTTTTGAAGTAAATTTCTAAAAGTATTATATAAGTTTCCATTATCCTCTGTACTCAAATTTGGTAATACATTTTGAAGCAAGCTTCCCGGTTCCTCACTATAAAGACtttgatttgttttcactttgCAGAAACAGAGATTTCCAAGATGTCCCAAAGACACCCAGGCCAAGCTACCCTTGGAGCAGGAAACGATTCCAACTCTCCCAGGGTCCACTTGGAGTACCCCAAGCCCAGAGATTTGCCTCTTGTGTCTTCATTTCAAGATGGTGGCTATGAAGAGCTGTTGCAAACTTGCAGCTTCCGCTTCTGCTGCACAGACAAAGAATCcagggggaagaaagagaaagacccaGTGTTACTGCATGAGCACTCTGCCACTGCAAGCCTCGGCTTAGCCCATCCTTTGGAGTCTCCTCCTCAAAGGAAGACATGTGTGTACCCGGGGAGGGAAAGGGTTACATCCCCAGAGATTTGCGAAACACCCAAAGTCCGTGGGAAAAAGCACTTGCTGCGGAGACGGTTGAATGTGGCCTTCTCTCTCCTCCAGGGAGACTCGGAGTCCCAGAATCATTGTCTAGAAAGCAGCGTGAGCCAGGCGCCCACCTTGGAGAAGCCTAGCACGAGCAGTGCCCCCAGCTCCCCCAGGCAAGCTAAGTGTAGCCCTCTGGCTATCCCCAGCGCTAACAAGAGGGAGCCAGTGGCTTCCAGCAGTCAGAACCTGAGGCAAACTTTCTCTCAACAAAAGACTTCCACCATCGATGATGAAGACGCCAAAGACGGCGACTTGGGCCTCTTTGAGGTGGAATGCATATCTCCAATTCAGGGCAGTCACTTCAAGGACTCTATCACCCACGACTTCAGTGACAGCAGTTTAAGCGTGGATGAAAATACGTGTCCCGAGTTTCTGGGCTCCTCCGGGAGTGGACTCACTTGTGACACAGAGGAGGACATATTTGTCACGCCCATCAGCAATCTGGTGGCAAGTATTCAATTCCACGGGAGCCACACGCTTTCTCCCTCTCCCGAGGTGAGAGTCAGCATTTCCACGCCCGAAGACAGCGGTTTTAACTCCCTCAGCTTGGACAGGTCCGAAGATTCCCTGTCTGACCCAGAAGGTTCCTTCCAAGAGCTGCTACAGAAGCACAAGGGAGCTCTTAAATCCAGGGACGCCATCAGGAAGTCGAGGCGTCTCGGGAGGTCGAGAAGGCTGTCCACCCTCCGCGAGCAAAGTTCGCAGTCGGAGACGGAAGAGGAAAAGCAGGTGGTCCATTCCAGCTCCGCTGCGAGGCCGGTGGCCACTCCCGACACCTCGGAG
Encoded here:
- the POLR2K gene encoding DNA-directed RNA polymerases I, II, and III subunit RPABC4 translates to MDTQKDVQPPKQQPMIYICGECHTENEIKSRDPIRCRECGYRIMYKKRTKRLVVFDAR
- the FBXO43 gene encoding F-box only protein 43 isoform X1, encoding MNWTGRDERFSGLETCVTLTSESSRWTDETEISKMSQRHPGQATLGAGNDSNSPRVHLEYPKPRDLPLVSSFQDGGYEELLQTCSFRFCCTDKESRGKKEKDPVLLHEHSATASLGLAHPLESPPQRKTCVYPGRERVTSPEICETPKVRGKKHLLRRRLNVAFSLLQGDSESQNHCLESSVSQAPTLEKPSTSSAPSSPRQAKCSPLAIPSANKREPVASSSQNLRQTFSQQKTSTIDDEDAKDGDLGLFEVECISPIQGSHFKDSITHDFSDSSLSVDENTCPEFLGSSGSGLTCDTEEDIFVTPISNLVASIQFHGSHTLSPSPEVRVSISTPEDSGFNSLSLDRSEDSLSDPEGSFQELLQKHKGALKSRDAIRKSRRLGRSRRLSTLREQSSQSETEEEKQVVHSSSAARPVATPDTSETESQQGSVGKAGEWSLSLRDLSKTPALQLVHELFSTSKRKRFQPNGAQEFLEERDGDKIAVLKCVLAGLIGKKMGLEKLDILTELNYRNLKHILAMVLDSLTAESLCSVWKVSRNWREIVIQDKKAYRRRKCYITQLKTNSEQAVLNVEDAATRAHLLSRSALRSVQAQARTPSTQKEQVPSSSPWGEVLTPLASSSVTHPSSKQEEYVKVAKTLFTDEALKPCPRCQSPAKYQPYKRRGLCSRLACGFDFCALCLCAYHGSEECSRGTTKGRHRKDALPGSAQSKKNLKRL
- the FBXO43 gene encoding F-box only protein 43 isoform X2 — encoded protein: MWKVETQELGASPAALHVYLRKLGSKVAETEISKMSQRHPGQATLGAGNDSNSPRVHLEYPKPRDLPLVSSFQDGGYEELLQTCSFRFCCTDKESRGKKEKDPVLLHEHSATASLGLAHPLESPPQRKTCVYPGRERVTSPEICETPKVRGKKHLLRRRLNVAFSLLQGDSESQNHCLESSVSQAPTLEKPSTSSAPSSPRQAKCSPLAIPSANKREPVASSSQNLRQTFSQQKTSTIDDEDAKDGDLGLFEVECISPIQGSHFKDSITHDFSDSSLSVDENTCPEFLGSSGSGLTCDTEEDIFVTPISNLVASIQFHGSHTLSPSPEVRVSISTPEDSGFNSLSLDRSEDSLSDPEGSFQELLQKHKGALKSRDAIRKSRRLGRSRRLSTLREQSSQSETEEEKQVVHSSSAARPVATPDTSETESQQGSVGKAGEWSLSLRDLSKTPALQLVHELFSTSKRKRFQPNGAQEFLEERDGDKIAVLKCVLAGLIGKKMGLEKLDILTELNYRNLKHILAMVLDSLTAESLCSVWKVSRNWREIVIQDKKAYRRRKCYITQLKTNSEQAVLNVEDAATRAHLLSRSALRSVQAQARTPSTQKEQVPSSSPWGEVLTPLASSSVTHPSSKQEEYVKVAKTLFTDEALKPCPRCQSPAKYQPYKRRGLCSRLACGFDFCALCLCAYHGSEECSRGTTKGRHRKDALPGSAQSKKNLKRL